Genomic segment of Pelmatolapia mariae isolate MD_Pm_ZW linkage group LG6, Pm_UMD_F_2, whole genome shotgun sequence:
ctttattcacttttagTCACTTATTTATTCACCtattcagtcactttaattttaaaactgtgtatattctgtatttattatctcaTTCTTATTGCCTGCTTATGCCCTGTCCTTGTCTTCAACGTCATGCTGCTCTATTGTgtcttaattgccccttggggataaggggcaattaatttttttttttttttttttaaattctgattTCCAAATATATTCAATACAAAGCAAATTccaaaaaacaaattgaaaacagTACTTTTTCCACAAAATACCCAAACACATGTTGCTCTGGCCAGTGACTCATTTTTGACAGTTTctttactgtgtgtaaaatggaagtgttttgtgtgtgtgtgtgtggggggggtttgttctcccccccccccccccctcctgaTATCAAAGTTAAGTTTGTCATTTCACAAAAATATTGCATAGCTGAATCCAAAGAAGCAGTAAACCTAAAATTTAGTTTCAACATTCATGTTGCAGTTCTCTATTGCACTGTCTTGTCTGTATCGTTCTGATCTGGGGTCACACCGTTGTTCTTATGTTGTACATTTGCACTTTATGTGGTCCTGTGTTGATTGTCCTATGTAGCACCACGCTCTTGGAGGAACGCTGTCTTgcttcactgtgtactgtaccactgcacatggttgaaatgacaaagccacttgacttgatGATGTGAACTTTAACACTATAATCACACAACTAGACTAACAACTATGATAAAGGCGTGGTTTGTTTGGACTATTAGAGGGCAAACATTAGCTACCCTAGATGCCAAAATGGATACTAGGAAAGGTATGAATTACtatcattaatataattttttaaagttattattaatatttttttttttgtattttttattataagaAAAGGAGTCCAACGTGTTTTCTCTTCCCCCACTTTTGGTACCCCTGGATGGAAGGCATCTTTGTAGCAAGTGCTGTGAataagatggaggagttgtacaggaggaatgatttcctgtggtGTTTAAAAGGTATACATAGAGGTGTATATATTTATCtgcttagcacttttaatttttatgtttttttaagtgttgtcttacagtatgttttgcactaagtaccgaagcaatttcctaatgttgtaaacctgctcaacatttggctaTAAAACCCATTCTGATTCAGATTCAGAGGTGAATTTTGgaaatctcagtctctcactaaACGCTCTTCTGTGACTGGTCAAGCACATGATGGGAGGTATTGTGCAGCATTTTACTCATCTTGGACAACAATCTGtggttacacattttttttagtgGGTGGAAGAATAATAGAATCCTGCAGAAAAAGGAGCACAGATATACTGGGCATAATTAAATGCACTGTACTAGATTAGACTGAGGTCGCTATCCAGGACGTAAGATAAGCTTTATTAGTCCCAGAGCTGGGAAATTCACCTTGTTACAGCAGCAACGTGGACAGAGCAGGATTAAATAAATGCCAAAAAATAACAGCAATATTACTctgattaaataaatgaaatagaaataaaaatacgTTTGACTAGTAGCGACAAAAAGAGAATGTTTAATAGTGAGATGGTTGGATGTTCTTTTTTTAGCAGGTATTGAGTATTGCACATTGAGATACTTAGTGATCAGTTGGTGGATGTGTGTATTCAcgctgttgttgtttattgtaGAGTCGGTAACTGTAGCTGTAGTCTGTAGCTGGAAGGAAACAGACTGATGCAGACTAAGAGATCAGGGCCAAAGTGTGGAAGCGAGCTGCCGTAAGGTGACTAACTAATGGTGACTTCTGATATACAACAACGTGAGTGGAACTCGAGGCCGCTGTGCTTTGGTTAGAAGTGAGCAGCTCTCACAGAAGTCTCGCTGCTCCGTGGGCCTCCAGCTGCATCGGTGTGTTTGCTGGGAGTTCGCGGCGTCACTTTGTCGCACAGCTGCGCTCATCAGATGCTGCTTTTAACTCTGAGTGCGTGAACGAACATGTGTCTGAGCTGGAAAAGGGCTTTTCACGGAGCTCTTCTGCGGCTCCTTCGTTTTAGGAAAGAAAAGAGCGCAAAAAGCCGCCGAGCAGCGCTGAGCTCCGCATTGAGTCGCTAAGCTTTGGAGGCTCCACGAAGCAAGAGCAGAGAGCACCAGAGCCCGACACGAGGCCTGCCCGAGGAGACACGAGTCCGCTGTGGACTGCTCCACTGTCGGCCTGCAGTGCTGCTCACACACTCACTTTGAGCTCTTTGATCCCGAGACACGAAACACAAACTGAAGCATTGCGTGGCGCACGCGAGAGCGGCGCGCGCTACATTCACTCTCCACGGTTCTCATGGTGCGTTTAAGTGCAGCGTGACGCTTCCGAGTTGCCATCACTGCACCGTGACTCTCGATCAGAAGCGAAAGGGAAAAATGTCAGAGGAAGCACCCGCACCTGCGGCCGCTGCCGCCCCGGCCAAGGCGGCCAAGAAGAAGACGACGGCTTCCAAGCCGAAGAAGGTGGGTCCCAGCGTGGGCGAGCTGATCGTGAAAGCCGTGGCCGCTTCCAAGGAGCGCAGCGGCGTGTCCACAGCCGCTCTCAAGAAGGCTCTGGCTGCCGGAGGCTACGATGTGGACAAGAACAAGGCCCGCGTCAAGACCGCCATCAAGAGCCTGGTGGCCAAAGGCACTCTGGTGCAGACCAAGGGCACCGGGGCCTCCGGATCCTTCAAGATGAACAAGAAAGCTACCGAGAGCAAAGCCAAGAAGCCGGCCGCTGCCAAAGCCAAGAAGCCGGCCGCTGCCAAAGCCAAGAAGCCGGCCGCTGCCAAAGCCAAGAAGCCGGCCGCTGCCAAAGCCAAGAAGCCGGCAGCAGCCCCTAAAAAGCCCAAGAAGGCAGCGGCAGCCAAGAAGCCCGCAGCCGCTAAGAAGTCCCCCAAGAAGGCCAAGAAGCCCGCTGCGGCGGCAGCCAAGAAGGCCACCAAGAGCCCCAAGAAGGCGGCAGCCAAGAGCCCCAAGAAGGTCACCAAGAAGGCTCCCGCAGCCAAGAAAGCCCCTGCCAAGAAGGCCGCCAAGCCCAAAGTCAAGAAGGCGGCCACAGCAGGCAAGAAGAAGTGAGCTGGCaacactctctcacactcaACGGCTCTTCTCAGAGCCACCACAGCAACACGCAAGAGCTCCTTCCTCACTATCACGCAACGCTCTATTAttcataataatattattattgttaaagCACGTATGATAcactctcccccccccccccccccccatttttcTCATAACATTTGCAGCTTGTATTACTATCATGGCTCACATTTCACAATCAGAAAgagttttattgccaaatgcgGTTGGGGGGGGGTTAcgacattaggaaattgctgcgatGCTGGGTGCAAAACATACTGTAAGACAAcacttaaaaatgaaaagtgctaaagaggtgtgtgtgtgtgtgtgtgtgtgtgtgtgtgtgtgcgcgtgcgcgcGCAGGCGATGATCAGCGCAACAATGGAACAGATGCAGAGAACACAGTATAGGGTCACGTGTTTGTGCTGGGAACAGTCCTATGTACACGAGTGCTGTGTCTTCAGAAATCTACAACTATATTTACAATCATACCTTCATAGTCAATACATCAGACCACTTGTTATCTCTTACTATGAAACATTATCATACAAGAAACCTTTAAAAGTCATcacctacatttttttttaaataaacaccaCATATGACTGGAAATAATTAATAGATGCATGTTATTATCTACGTATGGACTATTTTTCAgttctatttttatttctaaaaggCTGTTTTAGTGGAAACACACTGTATATTTTAAGAATACCGAGCCAACATAATCAAATTAAATGCTCCACTCTACAACCCGACCTGACTAAATCTAGGCCAGTTGAACTGATATTAGGTGATTTCAAGCACACACTTTTTACTCCAAGCTGAACCCATGCAGCTATTTATTGTAGCACGTATTTATTTCATGACTAATGTCATGACCATTCTGATTAATGTACATTTCAACAAATGGGCTTCCTTGGCGTTAAGGATGCGGGGGAATTCGCCTTATTTcaaaatatagacacaaaaaccTAAGCCTAAGCGACTTTCCAAAATTTCCCCAAATTCAGCAGCAGCGCTGAACACGTGGCAAACGGCTCCACATTTTCCTCCCTCTGCACCTGGATAGTTCCTGCAGCACCAGAGTACTCCACACGTCCCTCCCCTCCTGTGTTATGGCTTACTATTGCGTTTGACAAGGTTTGTGGTCTTGCCTCATGTGTCATGAACCACGTCGTGTCTGTTTACATGTCTACGGCCGTAGTTAGCGTATCAGTAATGAGTAGCTCCAAATTGTTAAGACAGTAAAAAAGTGATGTAGTCAGTTGTGTTGAACGTGATCTTTTGACTTGAGCAAGTTTGTTAGAATAAAGTGACAGATTTCTGAAAGATACACGCTAACGGAGGTCAAAAAGGCACAGGCCTCGATCACGCTGCGAGAGAGACTGCAAGCGGTTTTGATCCAATAAGAAGTGTGCAGTATTACATGAGTTGCTGGTAAGCAGAGTATTCTGGAATAATTTTGTAAGAGTAAAGAGGTAAGTAACTAAAGGTAATGATTATACACTTGGAAGTTGGCGAGAATAAAGTAATATTACATTTCCATATACATATAACAGATAAAGAGCCACGAGGATGTTTGCTCAGAAAGAAGTGTGTGTGGCTCTGAAAAgagcctttgtttgtttgtttgtttgcttggtGCGTGAAGCAGAGCCTTTGGCATTTACTTGGCCTTGACGGGCTTCTCGGTCTTCTTGGGCAGCAGCACGGCCTGGATGTTGGGCAGCACACCACCCTGGGCGATGGTGACTCCGCCAAGGAGCTTGTTGAGCTCCTCGTCGTTGCGCACGGCCAGCTGCAGGTGACGTGGGATGATACGAGTCTTCTTGTTGTCGCGGGCTGCGTTGCCAGCCAGCTCGAGAATCTCAGCGGTCAGGTACTCGAGCACAGCTGCCAGGTAGACGGGGGCGCCGGCACCCACGCGCTCCGCATAGTTGCCTTTGCGCAGCAGCCTGTGGACACGACCCACTGGGAACTGGAGCCCGGCACGGGATGAACGGGTCTTAGCCTTAGCTCTGGCTTTGCCTCCGGTTTTGCCACGCCCACTCATTTTGATGCTTCTCTTCGCAGTGTTAACACTCAAAGGAAATGTGGCCCGATCGGCGCCGAGCCTGGCTTATATTTCCGCAGAGCGCGGGCGGCTTCGTCACACACCAATCGCAGACAGGCTCGCGGCAGCGCGCATTTTCAAAGCACCTTCCTCCAATGAGCAGCAAACACCGAGGCGGGGCGGTGCTCCTCCGAGCGGTGCTGAGCACCACGTGGAGCCCCTCACCAATCACGAGCCGCAGCGGCACCGCGTCACAGCCAGTCACACACTTTAAGAGCGGCGAGTCTCCTCCGGTtgttatattttctgttttaaaca
This window contains:
- the LOC134628405 gene encoding histone H1-like gives rise to the protein MSEEAPAPAAAAAPAKAAKKKTTASKPKKVGPSVGELIVKAVAASKERSGVSTAALKKALAAGGYDVDKNKARVKTAIKSLVAKGTLVQTKGTGASGSFKMNKKATESKAKKPAAAKAKKPAAAKAKKPAAAKAKKPAAAKAKKPAAAPKKPKKAAAAKKPAAAKKSPKKAKKPAAAAAKKATKSPKKAAAKSPKKVTKKAPAAKKAPAKKAAKPKVKKAATAGKKK
- the LOC134628406 gene encoding histone H2A, producing MSGRGKTGGKARAKAKTRSSRAGLQFPVGRVHRLLRKGNYAERVGAGAPVYLAAVLEYLTAEILELAGNAARDNKKTRIIPRHLQLAVRNDEELNKLLGGVTIAQGGVLPNIQAVLLPKKTEKPVKAK